Below is a window of Solanum stenotomum isolate F172 chromosome 7, ASM1918654v1, whole genome shotgun sequence DNA.
aatattttcattatttgaaaCATATTACTTTCATAAGGGCACTGAATCAAATCGAATTAGTTTTGTTTGGGGTTTGGTGCACGCTTTTTCAAAATCGAAGAACCGATTTGAACTTTAATAAAATCGAACCGAAGAATCAAACGTCCACCCCTAGAGTAGGTCTTTTATATTTGACATGTTATATAAAAAgtcattataaagaaaaaaaattatatgttaggtactaaaaatcatatatataacaattaagcacaaataaataaatcaaaacttaATAAGAATTGACATGATTGAGTTTTGACTCACATTTTAACCCATTTCGATTCAAGTAACTTTTGGGTTGGTCGATAACCCGTCCATCTATAAACTCAATCCCATCTGCCCAAATTCAGTCAAACGCGCCCATTCTCCACCTAGAATATATACCactaaggggttgtttggtttgaaTGCAAGTTACGATGAAATTAATTATGCAACACTTAGTTATGATGAGATTAGGTATCCGGGTATTATTTTTTAGTGAATGTTTGGTTgttgtatgaaaaataatataacttgcataatttctaagagtaagttgtttgtttacaaaaataccctccatAACCATAAGTGTGAAAAGTGAtgtataaaaagaattaaagggGTATTTTTGCCAGATAGTATCCCATATTATTACCCAAAGACTctactaattattaatcatgGAATAAGTTATCCAAAACTTTATaatcaaacaatatattaaatgGTACTAAAAATTTATCCCGAAATTATCTCCTTTTATCGACCCAACCACGTCCTTACAGAAATAAGTtagttatttttcaaagtttagTTACGTATATTGACCATTAGTTAACAAACAATACATATGATGAGATTCGAAAAAACAGGACATATGTGGGTTTGAGAAATTAGAGGATGCGTTAGACGCGGTTGTCCATTGATATGTTTATTGGTCAATATGGATTCTTAGGCCATTTTCTTCTCTTATAAATAAGATACATTTTTCACACATTTTAAATAAGTCGATTTTGGTATCAACTTCCTAGATCGGTGTAATAAGAGAATTGTAGTGTTGGGAAACGCTTGTGCGAAAATTTTGTAATTGATTGAGTTCCGAGGTGTTTGATCTCAAACTCAATCAATCATTCATAAAAAATTCGTTGGTGTCTCCCACCTACGTTTCTCTtcgtttttttctttctcttctctttttttaagCAACCAATTCGTTGGTGATTAAGTTTACATGTTGATTTGAACTCAACCAATTTTAACTTTGCATGATTTGATCAGTTTtcaaaacaaaggaaaaaaaataatattttttttcataaattaaaaaaaataaaatggggAGCAACATTGAGGATAACCAAGATGATGTTCCTATGGAGCTACAACTCAAGGGAAAGAAGGCTTCGAGCCAGAAGTTGAAACGACATGACTCCTTGGATGTCGAAGCTAGCAAGATGCCCAATGCCAAACAGGTGTGCTAGCTACCTCCTTTCTAATCCATTATGAAATGAAAGACGTGAAATGGTATTGTAAGTAGCAGAGTGGCCTTGCTGTTACGATCCACTGAGATTTAGCCCTTTATGTTTTTGTGGTTGAGCAGGTAGTGGGATTGTCCGTGCTACTAAAACTTGCATTCCAGAGCATAGGAGTGGTGTATGGAGATATTGGAACATCACCATTGTACGTGTTTTCATCCATCTTTCTTGAAGGAGTAAAACACGAAGATGATATACTTGGTGCTCTATCTCTCATCTTGTATACGATCACCTTGATCCCTGTCATCAAGTACGTATTCATCGTTCTCCAAGCTAATGACAATGGAGATGGTAAGTGCTTTTCACCTATACATTTTTACAATgctttaatttcctttttaactcatgattttgtttttaatttcagGTGGTACGTTCGCCTTATATTCATTGATATGCCGATATTCCAAGGTGGGATTAATTCCGAGTACAATGGCAGAAGACAGCGATGTGTCGACTTTTAAACTTGATATGCCTGATACACGTACACGTCGGGCATCACACCTTAAGTCGATGCTAGAAAACAGCCAATTTGCGAAGTTCTTTCTGCTAATTGCAACAATGCTTGGTACTTCAATGGTTATTGGTGATGGTGTCCTAACGCCCTGTATTTCAGGCACGTCGTTGATTTCCCTCTCTTTTATTCTAACAGAACGTTACAGAGTTTATGATACTAataagctatttttttttttcatttttccaatTGATGTGATCAGTTTTGTCTGCAATTGGAGGAGTTAAAGCAGCTGCTCCAGAAGCCATGACTGAAGGTAAATTTTGCATCTGTTAATGAAAATTGCAACTTCTTTATCTGTTTTTATTCTCGATTTACTAATCGTTTGTTTTGTTTTCGTGGGATGCAGGCAGGATTGTTTGGCTTGCAGTAGCCATCTTGATATTTCTGTTCATGTTTCAAAGATTTGGAACTGAAAAAGTTGGTTACACATTTGCACCTATACTTTGTTTATGGTTTGTATTGATTGCTGGTATTGGAGTTTACAACTTCGTGATCTATGATATAGCTATTTTCCGAGCTCTTAATCCTATGTACATCGTATCCTATTTCCAAAGAAATGGAAAAGACGCTTGGATTTCCCTTGGCGGAGTTGTTATGTGCATAACAGGTAACAATTTGCTTCCAACAACCTTGAAATTTTTACGAGTATCAATTGAGAAGAGAAATAAATGacatttgaacaaaaaaaattgcaggTGCTGAGGCACTATTTGCTGATGTTGGTCATTTTAGTGTTCGATCTATTCAGATAAGTATGTGCTTTGTCACATACCCGGCTCTCATATTAGCATATCTCGGTCAAGGTGCCTATTTAATGAAAAATGCTGATGATGTTGCTAATACTTTCTACGCGTCCATACCAAGTAAGTAAAATTGCATTGATAGTGTAAaagttctttatatttttagttactTGTGTGTAGTTATGTTGAATTAACATCTCGTGCTCCTTTGTTTTTCTGCTTTATAAATGCAGAGACTATATATTGGCCAATGTTTGTCATAGCTGTATTAGCAGCCATCATTGCAAGTCAAGCTTTGATTTCTGGGACATTCGCTATAATCCAGCAATCTCTGGCGTTAGGATGCTTTCCTCGTGTTAAAATCGTGCATACATCAAAGAAGCATCATGGACAAATCTATATTCCTGAAATCAATAACCTTCTCATGATCGCTTGTGTTCTTACCACTATTGGATTCAAGACTACTGAAAAGCTTGGCAATGCTTATGGTAAGGCAACTAATTAACTCTATTTCTTCTAcggatttaacttatatacactgaCAGTGTAAACTAAACATGTAAATGCAAGGGACTTGCCTTATTttccatattaattattaactCGATCTCTCTATTGTTCTATTACAGGAATAGCAGTGGTGTTTGTGATGTTCCTAACATCGTGCTTCCTCGTACTAGTCATGATCTTGATATGGAAAACTAACATTCTTCTTATTATCGCCTATGTTCTAATCATTGGTTCGGTTGAGCTTGTATACCTAAGCTCAGTCCTTTACAAGTTCGAACAAGGTGGTTACCTTCCTCTGGCTCTCGCTATGTTCCTAATGTTTGTCATGTACGTATGGAACTATGTGTACCGTAAGAAGTATCACTACGAGCTAGAACACAAGATCTCTCCCGAAAAAGTTAAAGAAACAATGGATGCAACTAGTTCACATCGCCTTCCAGGTCTTGCCATTTTCTACTCTGAACTAGTACACGGAATCCCACCAATCTTCAAGCATTATGTTGAGAATGTACCTGCTTTACACTCTGTCCTCGTGTTCGCTTCTGTCAAATCACTTCCCATAAGCAAAGTGCCACTAGAAGAAAGGTTCCTCTTCAGAAGGGTGAAACCATATGATCTCTACGTGTTCCGTTGTGTGGTACGTTATGGATACAATGATATGCGCAATGAGGAAGAGCCAATTGAGAAGTTATTGGTAGAAAGGCTAAAGAACTTCATCAAGGAAGATTACATGTTCTCAATTGCAGCAAATGGAGGCAATCAAGGAGAGACTGCTTCCTTAATTGAGAAAGACATCGAAGTACTTGAGAGAGCTTCTAACATGGGAGTGGTTCATTTGGTTGGAGAACAAGACGTTGTCGCGTGCAAGGGGTCTGGTGTAGCCAAAAGAATGGTGATCAATTACGCATACAATTTCCTCAAGAGGAACTTAAGAGAGAGTAGTAACAAAGTATTCGATATCCCAACGAAACGCATGCTGAAAGTTGGAATGACATGTGAGCTTTAGgatgatttttttctaaaaaaaagttaaaggtTTGAAATAAATGTGCATTCAGTTGAAGGAGAACAAGGAATGGCACCATACATGTTTCAACTTCCATCATCAAAAGGTGCTTgcacaagaaaaaataatgtttttgttaatttcttagtttttaatatgtttgtttgtttggattttgtatGGGATAAGCTAAGTACTTATGAGATTTTGTAAGAGAATAAGCTAAgtatttgtattttgttttttcttgtttcaaagaaaagagaagatcaagataTGTCTAGATAAGAAAACAACATAGGTGTAGTTGTTTTTGGCTAGCAAAACATTTTTGTTATTATCTTGTACTATCTTGTAAACGTTTGTCCGTttatatatgataattaatcTAAGAATAAATCGTTTATAGAAATACTAtcttctttgtgtttttctctTAGTGTGCAATGTGTATGTTCTAATTTTTCCTTACTAATTTGGCCCCCAATGCACAGGGGAGGAGCTACAGTGTGACAAGGGTGGTCAGACAAACATCATTTACCGGAAAATTATATTGTGTACTTTCTATTTCTGTTGAAGAACatgtattgttttatttatatgatgatAGTTCAACTTCATTTAATGTAATTGCTAAAGTTATGAAGAAGAAACTTAATAATCCTCCAAAAAATTTCACTTTGTTGCaagtaatttgaaatttattaattGTAGTACTCAAACATTGAAAAAAACTTGATTCTATTATAATGTAATCATTGTTGAATTTAGGTTTAAACTACAGAGTTGTCTCTAATACTAAGGTTAAATAAGTACTGTTGATTCATGTAACTTTTGATCAAGTAGTTACTACTCAAGTTTACgttaaaaaatgagttttgatGATTAACAAACATGAAATTGTGATAGGTAGTTGTTGCAAGGTAAAGAACCTGGTCCTATTAGTTGGTTCCTGTATAGCGTCAGACTCTTAATCTTAGTAGTAGTACAATTCAATTTCGCGGATGGGATAGGTTTTAATTTCGTGCGCATTGACCTAATATCCCTCTCTTGATAGatcttaaagaaaaaattgtttctCTGTTTTGCTCTATGTATGTCCTTGCATGGTTGTTTTTTCAGATAGAACTATGGCCCCTTTGATGAATATGTGCTAGAACAATTGTTGGCTTCTGACTTGTTTTGTGTTGTGCAAATGGTTTCTTTTCTCTGTTGAACAACCGAGATATTGAACAACAAACATTTGAAACAATTCCTTGCCTCACCCTAAGATGAGTAGAAAGGTTGATTTGACTCGAATcctgaacttgatcttgaatcctACATCGGTTAATGATGCA
It encodes the following:
- the LOC125871392 gene encoding potassium transporter 5-like; this translates as MGSNIEDNQDDVPMELQLKGKKASSQKLKRHDSLDVEASKMPNAKQVVGLSVLLKLAFQSIGVVYGDIGTSPLYVFSSIFLEGVKHEDDILGALSLILYTITLIPVIKYVFIVLQANDNGDGGTFALYSLICRYSKVGLIPSTMAEDSDVSTFKLDMPDTRTRRASHLKSMLENSQFAKFFLLIATMLGTSMVIGDGVLTPCISVLSAIGGVKAAAPEAMTEGRIVWLAVAILIFLFMFQRFGTEKVGYTFAPILCLWFVLIAGIGVYNFVIYDIAIFRALNPMYIVSYFQRNGKDAWISLGGVVMCITGAEALFADVGHFSVRSIQISMCFVTYPALILAYLGQGAYLMKNADDVANTFYASIPKTIYWPMFVIAVLAAIIASQALISGTFAIIQQSLALGCFPRVKIVHTSKKHHGQIYIPEINNLLMIACVLTTIGFKTTEKLGNAYGIAVVFVMFLTSCFLVLVMILIWKTNILLIIAYVLIIGSVELVYLSSVLYKFEQGGYLPLALAMFLMFVMYVWNYVYRKKYHYELEHKISPEKVKETMDATSSHRLPGLAIFYSELVHGIPPIFKHYVENVPALHSVLVFASVKSLPISKVPLEERFLFRRVKPYDLYVFRCVVRYGYNDMRNEEEPIEKLLVERLKNFIKEDYMFSIAANGGNQGETASLIEKDIEVLERASNMGVVHLVGEQDVVACKGSGVAKRMVINYAYNFLKRNLRESSNKVFDIPTKRMLKVGMTCEL